tgttgtggacaaaccgctcaatttttgtttcatctgaccacagaactttgctCCAGACGgtcttttctttgtccatgtgatgtcagatgaaacaaaaattgagctgttgggGCCCacatacccagcaatatgtttggaggaaaaaacagCTACcggcaagcatggtggtggtagtattatgctctgggcctgttttactgccaatggaactggtgctttacagagagtaaatgggacaatgaataaagaggattacctccaaattcttcaggacaacctaaaatcttcagcccggtggttgggtcttgggcgcagttgggtgttccaacaggacaatgactcaaaacacatgtcaaaagtggtaaaggaatggctgaatcggGCTTTTAGAATggacttcccaaagtcctgacttgaatgtgtggacaatgctgaagaaacaagtccatgtcagagaaCTAACAATTTTAgcttaactgcaccaattttgtcaagaggagtggtcaacaattcaaacaGAAGCtttccagaagcttgtggatggctaccaaaagcgccttattgcagtgaaacttgccaagggacatgtaagcaaatattaacattgctgtatgtatacttttgacccagcagatttgctcacattttcagtacacccataataaattcataaaagaaccaaacttcatgaatgtttttttgtgacaaacaaatatgtgctccaatcactctatcaccaaaaaaatagaagttgtagaaattattggaaactcaagacagccatgacattacagGTGTATGCAAACTTTCTACCATGACTGTATACGTCCTGTTTGGCTGAGTGGTTTTGTCGAATAACTGCCAGTATACATAAGAATTGGACatagctccagcaccccctgcaaccccgaatgggacaagcggtagaaaacaaatGGATAGATGAAATAAAAAAACCCTCGTAGGACAAAGTTTGTATAATGGATTAGTAATGCAACAAAAATGATGGCTCCAAACGTCAGCCTATGCCTCTGAGggttaataaataaacaaaaattaaaaaggaaAAACCTCCTCCCTGCTTGGGAATGGAGCTAGCAACCACAAATTAGGAATCGAAAGTTCTAGCCACTGTGTCAACGTGTGACTCATCCTGTGTTCTGATAAAGTGCATTTTGTTATCAAAAaggcgttaaaggcctactgaaacccactactaccgaccacgcagtctgatagtttatatatcaatgatgaaatattaacattagtttacatttagtttactaaattacaattttaaatttcccgcggagttttctgttgaaaacgtcgcagaatgatgacgcgtacgacgACGCGTGCGTGTGACCGACATATTAGCCCAACAccgcttacggctaaaagttgtttcttttcatcgcataattacacagtattttggacctctgtgttgctgaatctttggcaatttgttcaattaatattggagaagtcaaagtagaaagatggaggtgggaagctttagcctttagccacacaaacacttggtgtttccttgtttaaaattcccggaggtgaagctttaccatggatcagagcggttaagcgaacatgtcaaccggcagtttttggtgagaaaattgtggaaataagtcgcctcttaccggagatcagcggagcttctgtcctgctgcagcttcgtgacttccctcagagactggcgtcaacacacccgtggacacaccctacCAGACAcacaactatcaggtactatttaactcactaaaacactagcaacacaatagaaaaggtaagggatttcccagaattatcctagtaaatgtgtctaaaaacatctgaatcgctccaaatgcaatcaccttttttttttttactagcttttatttttttatttttttcctagtccttcactctaaatttcctcatccacgaatctttcatcctcgttcaattTAATGGGGgatttgtcgctttctcggtctgaatagctctcgctgctggaggctcacattataaaccaggggtagggaacctatggctcaggagccagatgtggctcttttgatgactgcatctggctctcggataaatctgagctgacattctttagcacgacaagtaatgaataattccacttgtaatcacagtgttaaaaaaaacgttcaaaatatgaaacattcccatgcttttttatgttcaagaagttgcgttaatggtaagtagtgatttattattggttagtgtggggcttgccctcctgggggttcttcagaccactaagcaccgacatgagagcccttttcagggttacattattgttttatttttcaataagtctctcagttgctttccagcaattgtatttttctctctcgctcgcgctctggctccagcctccaccccgtctctcctcctggctgctgcttataacagagcgacaggtgattagataacaaggcccaggtgggccatctacgcacctgtcgctgatttcgaggccagtcctgggaCACCCaggtttgctgcaggcccacaggccacgcccccactacagttagcttcagaataacaatgttattataaagaataagagacctattatactctagaaatgttgttcttacttaaaaatgcacgcgtttagttgtgttcagtgttattaaatattatacggctcttacggaaatacatttttaaatatttggttttcatggctctctcagccaaaaaggttcccgacccctgttataaacaatgtgaggatgtgaggagccctacaacccgtgacatcacgcgcacattgtctgctacttccggtaaaggcaaggcttttttatgagcgaccaaaagttgcgaagtttatcgtcgatgttctctactaaatcctttcagcaaaaatatggcaatatcacaaaatgatcaagtatgacacatagaatggacctgctatcccaatttgaataagaaaatctcatttcagtaggcctttaacatatgtTACTTTCCAATGGATTTattggaaaacaaaacaaaacacagggATTTTGGTCCCAGGCAGTGAGTTTCAAACACGGCTTTTCTTGCAGCTGGCAGCGGTTGTAAGGTTAAATGACTCATAATGTTTTCTTTGCCTCTCTTGCAGCCGTACGGACATGACAATGAAACGTGTGCGGGTGTGATGGTAAGAAACTATTCTGCTGTTGTCCATGTTGATTTTCATCACTTGACTAGTGAAGGTTTTCATGCATGACATCGACACTATAATAGCAGTGCAACCAGTGGGCTGCTTTCTGGGATTATTAGTCCGTTAAAGGACTTTGACTAAGTAGGCATGCAATAAGGAAACACCTAGACACCTATCTTATGTGGTGACTCACAAACCGTGCAGAATTTTGCTAAATCGTATATGAATGAACCTGGtgaaacacgtgctgaatttggcttggcattgtcttgctgaaaaagaaatagacggcgcttagatggcaatatatgttgttccaaaacctgtatgtacctttcagcattaatggtgccttcacagatgtgtaagttacccatgccttgggcactaatgcacccccataccatcacagatgctggcttttgaacttagcgtcgataacagtctggatggttcgcttcccctttggtccggatgacacgatgtcgaatatatccaaaaacaatttgaaatgtggactcgtcggaccacagaacacttttccactttgcatcagtctatcttagatgatctcgggcctagagaagccgacggtgtttctggatgttgttgataaatggctttcgctttgcatagtagagctttaacttgcacttacagatgtagcaacgaactgtatttaatgacagaggttttctgaagtgttcctgagctcatgtggtgatatcctttagagattgatgtcggtttttgatacagtaccgtctgagggatcgaaggtcacggtcattcaatgttggtttctggccatgctgctgacgttgagtgatttctccagattctctgaactttttgatgatattatggaccgtagatgttgaaatccctcaatttcttgcaattgcactttgagaaacgttgttcttaaactgtttgactattcgctcacgcagttgtggacaaaggggtgtaccttgccccatcctttcttgtgaaagactgagcgttttttgggaagctgttttaatacccaatcatggcccccacctgttcccaattagcctgcacacctgtgggatgttccaaataagtgtttgatgagcattcctcaactatatcagtacttattgccacctttctcaacttccatgtcacgtgttgctggcatcaaattctaaagttaatgattatttgcaaaaaaaaaaaatgtttatcagtttgaacatcaaatatgttgtctttgtagcatattcaactgaatatgggttgaaaaggatttgcaaatcattgtattccgtttatatttacatctaacacaatttcccaactcatatggaaacggggtttgtatttaggcatactacgctactgtgtttcaCCAAGGTTGTACTTCAGAAAACATTCTAAGAACCACTCTTTTAAAGCAAACAGAGTAACATTGGCGACTGAATTAGCACTGGAGATTGATCAGCTCGCCCACAATGAATGTGCTGCcaggcacaaaatggctgcacAAGAGGCACGTGAAAGTTTGATGAAACGTTCGTACACGGAGACAAAGTTCGTACTCTAAAGCATAGTTTATGCGGCCTGCGGTTCGTACGACGAgtggtttgtaaatcgaggttccactgtactttgtAGCAGCTTTACTTgcagtaaatacatttttagaccaACTAGAACAGGgatctcagacatgcggcccgcgagacggtATTTTGCGCCCCTcacctcaatatgaaagtttaatgttagtgcggcccgcgagttttataagactggcgcttgacagcgttgtgttatttgggtccaaaatggctcttttcaacgttctgggttgcctacccctgcattagtggaaaagcgggaaATGAGTTAAAGCAACAGAGACGTTggattttcttacgtgcctggctgcagtcacaccgtgacacttgtccgtcagtaataacagtccccgataacctggaccaaatcaaaccgttatttgtttttttttattgtttaatttgcattgcctcacacgatgaacactacatatatttctacacgacgccggataacaccccgggagccgtcacttttttgctctcgctatcctggtactttaccgactattatccgccgactgccgtgttgctgtagggaggaaaagcggaacgacacacatgtCGGAAATAACATTGTTCTCCGTGCGTTggctatatacaaatatattccacaaccccaaacatgtctttttctacacctgcagtgaagagaaaggttcgtgatgagcaaagacaactccaggaaaagtgggagatgcaatatatatatttttttaacacaggggcaccccgatgtatcgtatttgcacagagaaagttgcggtgcacaaagaatacaatttgaaacgtcattatacaactacacatgctgaggagtatgcaacattttttttttttaagaaatcttttcttgcggcccagcctcacccagactctgcatccagtggcccccaggtaaagtgaattagtgaagtgaattatatttatatagcgcttttctctagtgactcaaagcgctttacatagtgaaacccccaatatctaagttacatttaaaccagtgtgggtggcactgggagcaggtgggtaaagtgtcttgcccaaggacacaacggcagtgactaggatggcggaagcgggaatcgaacctgcaaccctcaagttgctggcacggccgctctaccaaccgagctatgccggtgagtttgagacccctgaagtAGAATAATTTGCTCACACCTGATTACAACACACTAATGTGCTGCAGCACAATGGTTAGGAGTCACTCTCTAATGGACAAAACAGGAACCAAAAAAAtggatttagaatagaatagaatagaaagtacttttttgatctctgggggaaattcagcaccacagttcgctcacaataataacaataataataatgataatacataacatgtaatatatatataatatatggataatataaatatattctacatatattctacatttaagtgcagtcaaggaatatatgcattatacagtcctactgtcggtatgaaggacctcctgtgttgttccgtgttacattttgggagtctgaaccttccactgaacgtactcattctctccgcaaggtccgagtgtagtgggttggaggtttagtttttgttttgcttaCCAAAGTTGTGCTCTTTTGCCTCCTCAGCGGATGTAAAACAAATCTGCAGCTGCACTCCAGCCATGACCTCCAAGTCGCCCCTGTTCAAGTTCGTTCTCTTGGGCGACGGCGGCGTGGGAAAATCGTCCCTCATGAACCGCTTCGTCACCGACAAGTTCGACTCCCACCTCTTCCACACCATCGGCGTGGAGTTCCTCAACAAGGAGCTGGACGTGGACGGCCAGAGTGTCACGCTGCAGATCTGGGACACGGCGGGACAGGAGCGCTTCCGCAGCCTGCGCACGCCGTTCTACCGCGGCTCTGACTGCTGCCTGCTCACCTTCGGCGTGGACGACGCGCAGAGTTTCTGCAACGTGGCCAACTGGAAGAAAGAGTTCACCTACTACGCCGACCTCCAGGAGCCCGACAAGTTCCCCTTCGTGGTGCTGGGCAACAAGGTGGACACGACCGGGCGACAGGTGTCCGGGGAGGACGCGCGGCGGTGGTGCCGCGACAACGGCGGGCTTCTCTACTTCGAGACAAGCGCCAAGGAGGCCACCAACGTGGCGTCGGCCTTTGAAGAGGCAGTTCGCCTGGTTCTCAGGCAAGATGAGCGACCCGACCACCTCATCCACACCAACACGGTGGACCTGAGGAAGAGGAGTTACTCCGATTCCAGCTGCTGCTGAACTGCACTTTTGTCCAACCGAAACTtacatatagtggggcaaaaaagtatttagtcagccaccgattgtgcaaggtctcccacttaaaatgatgacagttaTGTTTTAActaagggagatgacggcagactacaccaggtggcagtgttcaataatttattatatatatatatatatatatatatatatatattgtaagtatttatatatataataagactaCAAAACAATACTAACAATAAACCAAGGCTATGAAGTGTGACAAAGACTCAAgcgtgtatggtgtaaggctaagTGTGGAAATTAACTTaagtgtcttaccaaagtgttggaggtgGTGTAGACAGGGGCGAGGCAGGCAGGGAAGTCCATGGCGGAAGCGGGGTCAAAAGCAGGAGagcgagtccaaagtccaaaacaGAGGTCGGGGATCCAGGAAGGCAAAAATGGGAGCCAGGAGGGAAGCAGGGGTGGTGACACGACACTGTGGGAAAAGCAGGAGAAACAGGGATCGGGGAAAACCCAAGGGCACAAGGAAATAAGCAACGAGCAAGGAGGAGTAGTTTCACCatctgagaactaagttcccgcgccgatccttgggtctaCTGGTCCTTTATTGGACTTgccctcatcagtaccaggtgagcagattgATAACAGGCTGCAGGCTCgatgctgcgtgggcgtgctgcactcagcacgagtgagggcGTATCTgagcgcgctgtcagcagaggcgcctCTTGGCGCACTGTTCGTAGAGGCGCACGCAGCTCCAGACGCCGAGGAGACGTGGGTTCGAATCCGCGCCGTGAcaatgacagatgtctgtaattttcatcataggtacacttcaactgtgagagacagagagtgaaaaaaaaaattcacattgtaggagtttttaagaatttatgtgtaaattatggtggaaaaaaaggatttggtcaaccattcaaatctctcactgatggaaggaggttttggctcaaaatctcacgatacatggccccattcattctttccttaaaggggaacattatcacaatttcaaaagggttaaaaacaataaaaatcagttcctggtggcttcttgtgtttttt
Above is a genomic segment from Nerophis ophidion isolate RoL-2023_Sa linkage group LG27, RoL_Noph_v1.0, whole genome shotgun sequence containing:
- the LOC133544574 gene encoding ras-related protein Rab-9A-like isoform X2, which encodes MTSKSPLFKFVLLGDGGVGKSSLMNRFVTDKFDSHLFHTIGVEFLNKELDVDGQSVTLQIWDTAGQERFRSLRTPFYRGSDCCLLTFGVDDAQSFCNVANWKKEFTYYADLQEPDKFPFVVLGNKVDTTGRQVSGEDARRWCRDNGGLLYFETSAKEATNVASAFEEAVRLVLRQDERPDHLIHTNTVDLRKRSYSDSSCC
- the LOC133544574 gene encoding ras-related protein Rab-9A-like isoform X1, whose amino-acid sequence is MSFFHANVEADVKQICSCTPAMTSKSPLFKFVLLGDGGVGKSSLMNRFVTDKFDSHLFHTIGVEFLNKELDVDGQSVTLQIWDTAGQERFRSLRTPFYRGSDCCLLTFGVDDAQSFCNVANWKKEFTYYADLQEPDKFPFVVLGNKVDTTGRQVSGEDARRWCRDNGGLLYFETSAKEATNVASAFEEAVRLVLRQDERPDHLIHTNTVDLRKRSYSDSSCC